A region of the Thiomicrorhabdus sp. genome:
TAGGCCATAATTTTGAAAGCATATCTTAGATTAGATAATATCCACAAAAACAATAACAAAAATTACAACAAATACTTACCTAACTCTCCGAAGCAAGTCTCTTTTAGGGGAGTTTTTATAAACCGTCAGATATAGAGATAAACGCCAATGGAAACCTTATTTGATCCAACCCTGCTTGCCAGAGTACAGTTTGCCTTTACTATCGCTTTTCATATTATTTTTCCTGCATTATCTATTGGTCTTGGTAGTTATTTATTCATTACAGAAGCCCTTTGGTTATGGAAAAAGAACCCCGTCTATATATCTATTTTTGAATACTGGAAACGCATTTTTGCCATCACTTTTGTATTAGGCACAGTAACGGGCATTACCATGTCATTTCAGTTTGGTACCAACTGGAGTATATTTTCAGAAAAAACAGGGCCAATTCTAGGGCCTTTAATTGCCTATGAAACACAAACTGCGTTTTTTCTAGAAGCCATATTTTTAGCCATCTTATTACTTGGGCGTGATCGCGTTGGCAAATATATTTATCTGTTTGCCACTGCTATGGTCGCCTTTGGTTCTTTGCTCTCAGCCTTTTGGATTTTAAGCACAAATTCTTGGATGCAAACCCCTGCTGGCTTTAGCATCAATGATGCAGGGCAATTTATACCTGTTGACTGGCTCGCCATTATCTTTAACCCCTCTATGCCATACCGTTTTGTACATATGGTTATTGCCGCTTATTTAGCCACTGGGCTTTTTGTAGGTGGCGTGGCTGCATGGCATTTATTAAAAAACAGCCAAAACCAAGTGGCTCGTAAAATGTTTTCAATGGCAATGTGGATGGTTATCTTTTTAGCACCAATCCAAATCATTGCAGGTGACCAACAAGGTTTAAATACCGC
Encoded here:
- a CDS encoding cytochrome ubiquinol oxidase subunit I; this encodes METLFDPTLLARVQFAFTIAFHIIFPALSIGLGSYLFITEALWLWKKNPVYISIFEYWKRIFAITFVLGTVTGITMSFQFGTNWSIFSEKTGPILGPLIAYETQTAFFLEAIFLAILLLGRDRVGKYIYLFATAMVAFGSLLSAFWILSTNSWMQTPAGFSINDAGQFIPVDWLAIIFNPSMPYRFVHMVIAAYLATGLFVGGVAAWHLLKNSQNQVARKMFSMAMWMVIFLAPIQIIAGDQQGLNTAQYQPAKIAAIEGHYQSERGAPLYLFGFPDDKTQTVKDAIAIPKLGSLILTHSLNGKVDGLNEFAQDKRPPSAIIFWTFRIMVGLGFLMLFLGIWAFIKRRKGALFTSRKLLWASTLMAPAGLIAILAGWVTTEVGRQPYTVYGYLLTSDSVSATPAQFVGGSLTAYIISYLLILLFAVYFLIKQLKKMPNMQDTLQDDLIQTRTNRRNTKTQKSHDKNQENNHGSD